A single genomic interval of Dyella sp. GSA-30 harbors:
- a CDS encoding PA2169 family four-helix-bundle protein codes for MSQNDHDIKVINGLIATTIDSVNGYQEAAKEADSATYRDLFQSWATDRRQVATGLQQLVSSLGGKPEDDGTALASIHRSFVDLRASMSKGDKAVVDEVERGEDHIKAKYEDALKDDKLAPAVHTAVQAAFTSVRQGHDEMRQLKHGLEGRQ; via the coding sequence ATGAGCCAAAACGATCACGACATCAAAGTCATCAATGGATTGATTGCCACCACGATCGACAGCGTCAATGGCTACCAGGAAGCAGCCAAAGAGGCAGACAGCGCCACGTATCGCGATCTGTTCCAAAGCTGGGCTACCGATCGCCGGCAAGTGGCAACAGGCTTGCAGCAGTTGGTGTCCTCGTTGGGCGGCAAGCCCGAGGACGACGGTACGGCGCTGGCATCGATCCACCGCAGCTTTGTCGACCTGCGTGCGTCCATGAGCAAGGGCGACAAAGCCGTCGTCGACGAGGTCGAACGCGGGGAAGACCATATCAAGGCCAAGTACGAAGACGCCTTGAAGGACGACAAGCTTGCCCCGGCAGTGCATACCGCTGTGCAAGCAGCGTTTACTTCCGTGCGACAAGGCCACGATGAGATGCGCCAGTTGAAGCACGGACTTGAAGGCAGGCAATAA
- a CDS encoding CocE/NonD family hydrolase, with translation MSSMHLRTCLAGAMLTLLAAVPAAAQQRPDPQQQLIAKRNDLEKQLEQIAIIDRKVMVKMRDGKLMAADFYRPKHATGKVPIIFSRTPYNFNFWDVKLGAPRDMTRELEAVKHGYAYVQMNERGHYFSQGEYDILGPPLTDGSDEIKWLASQPWSNGKVGTTGCSSTAEWQMAVVAQDDPGLATFNVQGFGAGVGKVGPYYEQGNWYRGGAVQMLFIDWLYDEQNQVRPMFPANTSQAELIRVSRMFDLDAQSPPVDWDKAFWHLPENDIMRSVGGPPGIFDTKMPVATGGNMIARAPNDPAWTKGGLWNETMPVKKPGLWFMSWFDVSVSPNLAAYNYVRSHAPKAIADQQYAVIAPVLHCAYTRATEDTMIGDLSVGDARFDYDSLVYGWFDHFLKGEDNGILEKQPKVMYYVMGENKWRKSPTWPPMGAKTEEFFLSSQGKANTLYGDGSLTTAPDAADHPDQFVYDPANPVPTFGGGGCCQGNAVKFGSYDQNPQLARNDILVYNSEPFKEGTEVSGPITVTLYVSSSAKDTDFTFKIMDVYPDGRAFNITENIQRMRYRDGYDKPLAWMEADKVYKVTFQPIDTSNYFFAGHRLRVAISSSNFPRFDRNLNTGGNNYDEVKGVIAHNAVHHDGEHPSKVTITVVPRSGEVAQGAN, from the coding sequence ATGTCATCCATGCACCTCCGTACGTGCCTTGCCGGCGCGATGCTCACCTTGCTTGCCGCCGTTCCGGCCGCCGCGCAGCAACGCCCCGATCCGCAGCAGCAACTGATCGCCAAACGCAACGATCTCGAAAAGCAGCTTGAGCAGATCGCCATCATCGATCGCAAGGTGATGGTGAAAATGCGCGACGGCAAACTGATGGCTGCCGACTTCTACCGGCCGAAGCATGCGACGGGCAAGGTGCCGATTATTTTTTCGCGCACGCCCTATAACTTCAATTTCTGGGACGTGAAGCTCGGCGCGCCGCGCGATATGACCAGAGAACTGGAGGCGGTGAAGCATGGCTATGCCTATGTGCAGATGAACGAGCGCGGCCATTACTTCTCGCAAGGCGAATACGACATTCTCGGGCCGCCGTTGACCGATGGTTCGGACGAGATCAAATGGCTCGCCTCGCAGCCGTGGTCGAACGGCAAGGTGGGCACCACGGGCTGCTCGTCGACCGCGGAATGGCAAATGGCCGTCGTGGCGCAGGACGATCCGGGGCTCGCCACCTTCAACGTGCAAGGCTTCGGCGCCGGCGTGGGCAAAGTCGGGCCGTATTACGAACAGGGCAACTGGTATCGCGGTGGCGCGGTGCAGATGCTCTTTATCGATTGGCTGTACGACGAGCAGAACCAGGTGCGCCCGATGTTTCCGGCCAATACCTCGCAAGCCGAGCTGATCCGCGTCTCGCGCATGTTTGACCTGGACGCGCAGTCGCCGCCGGTGGATTGGGACAAGGCGTTCTGGCATTTGCCCGAGAACGACATCATGCGTTCGGTCGGCGGCCCCCCGGGCATCTTCGATACGAAGATGCCGGTGGCGACGGGCGGAAACATGATCGCGCGTGCACCGAACGATCCGGCCTGGACCAAGGGCGGCCTGTGGAACGAGACCATGCCGGTGAAGAAGCCGGGCCTGTGGTTCATGAGCTGGTTCGATGTCTCGGTATCGCCGAACCTGGCTGCTTACAACTACGTGCGCAGCCACGCGCCAAAGGCCATTGCCGATCAGCAGTACGCCGTGATCGCGCCGGTGCTGCATTGCGCCTATACGCGTGCCACGGAGGACACCATGATCGGCGACCTCAGCGTTGGCGATGCGCGCTTCGATTACGACAGCCTGGTCTATGGCTGGTTCGATCATTTTCTGAAAGGCGAAGACAACGGCATCCTCGAAAAACAGCCCAAGGTGATGTACTACGTCATGGGCGAGAACAAGTGGCGCAAATCGCCAACCTGGCCGCCGATGGGCGCGAAGACCGAGGAGTTCTTCCTCAGCAGCCAGGGCAAGGCCAATACGCTCTATGGCGACGGCAGCCTGACCACGGCGCCGGACGCGGCCGATCATCCCGATCAGTTCGTGTACGACCCGGCCAATCCGGTGCCCACCTTCGGCGGTGGCGGCTGTTGCCAGGGCAATGCGGTGAAGTTCGGCTCGTACGACCAGAATCCTCAACTGGCCCGCAACGACATCCTGGTGTACAACTCCGAACCCTTCAAGGAAGGTACCGAAGTCAGCGGCCCCATCACTGTCACCCTGTATGTATCTTCGAGTGCGAAGGACACCGACTTCACCTTCAAGATCATGGACGTCTATCCGGATGGGCGTGCGTTCAACATCACCGAGAACATCCAGCGCATGCGCTATCGCGACGGCTACGACAAGCCGCTGGCATGGATGGAAGCGGACAAGGTCTACAAGGTGACTTTCCAGCCGATCGATACCAGCAACTATTTCTTCGCCGGACATCGCCTGCGCGTCGCGATATCGAGCAGCAATTTCCCGCGCTTCGATCGCAACCTCAATACGGGCGGAAACAACTACGACGAGGTCAAGGGCGTGATCGCACACAATGCCGTGCATCACGACGGTGAGCATCCGTCGAAGGTGACGATTACCGTGGTGCCTCGCTCGGGCGAGGTGGCTCAGGGCGCCAACTAG
- a CDS encoding CerR family C-terminal domain-containing protein, translating to MTPTKRPRRPSAGGYARGDETRQRIIDAGVRLFGEHGFAGASTRDIAAAAGVNAPALQYYFENKEGLYHACAEYITNDLRDRFAPAMREANAVLKADGAMDALIDAYLGILGVMLDSVLSQPHASKKRLFVARELGDEEAHVASKLLDRRLKRPLNKAMLSLLSRITGLGVNDPVTRIRSLTLKGQIMPFYHPPGACLDALGWKEIDAAKGALLKSSVLGQTRTLLDSWRVDLATNRAR from the coding sequence ATGACTCCAACCAAACGGCCACGTCGCCCATCGGCAGGCGGTTACGCGCGTGGCGACGAGACGCGTCAACGCATCATCGACGCGGGGGTGAGGCTATTTGGCGAACATGGTTTTGCCGGTGCATCGACGCGCGATATCGCCGCTGCCGCCGGGGTCAATGCGCCGGCGTTGCAGTATTACTTCGAAAACAAGGAAGGCCTGTACCATGCCTGCGCCGAGTACATCACCAACGATCTCAGGGATCGTTTCGCGCCGGCCATGCGGGAGGCCAATGCGGTGTTGAAGGCCGATGGCGCCATGGATGCACTGATCGATGCCTACCTCGGCATTCTCGGGGTGATGCTGGACAGTGTGCTTTCCCAACCGCATGCGTCGAAAAAACGGCTCTTCGTTGCGCGGGAGCTTGGCGACGAAGAGGCCCATGTCGCCTCCAAGCTGCTCGATCGACGCCTGAAGCGGCCACTGAACAAGGCCATGCTGTCACTGCTTTCGCGCATCACCGGCTTGGGTGTGAATGATCCTGTTACGCGCATCCGGTCGCTTACCCTCAAGGGTCAGATCATGCCGTTCTACCATCCTCCCGGAGCCTGCCTCGATGCGCTCGGGTGGAAGGAGATCGACGCGGCCAAAGGTGCCTTGCTCAAATCGAGCGTGCTCGGGCAAACGCGCACCCTGCTCGATAGCTGGCGTGTCGATCTGGCAACGAATCGGGCCAGATAG
- a CDS encoding serine hydrolase yields the protein MAISRKSIAVRALCIVVLVLAGLFIWKRPDHAIRVGTASISDVLCSGVFVSGLAPDRVFAENFAADKGLALLRPGLHYSVDRVRRRITTDWHGRFENVATYYPSYGCALAWQTPDAATLQAASDAASPVAETEAVVTPSSPAIGDALARAFEEPATGPRRYVHAIVVLHEGHIVAEQYAEGFGPDTPQLGFSVSKSVVNALVGILVGQGKLDIRAPAPIAAWKDPSDPRHRITLDQLMRMTSGLSLAEEDSGFDPVSIMLFRMHDMAAYAAEAPLKAMPGQTWEYTSGNTLLVAGVIRDHVAGGAAGLIRFAHKELFDPIGMRHVLMEFDGAQTMVGSTRVYASARDWARFGQLYLDGGVVNGQRILPPQWDVYSSSPTLDSPYGAGFWTNVAAAGDTHARIEGMPPGAYMASGAQGQRIVIVPSKHLVIVRLGTTVDPPNYDIKGLVRLVNDVSAAIE from the coding sequence GTGGCCATATCGAGGAAGTCGATCGCAGTCCGCGCGCTTTGCATCGTGGTGCTTGTCCTTGCGGGACTGTTCATCTGGAAGCGCCCCGACCATGCGATTCGCGTCGGCACGGCGAGTATTTCGGACGTCCTTTGTTCTGGCGTGTTTGTTTCCGGACTCGCGCCGGATCGTGTCTTTGCAGAGAACTTCGCCGCAGACAAGGGCCTGGCCTTGCTGCGACCTGGATTGCACTATTCAGTGGATCGAGTCCGTCGCCGCATCACTACCGACTGGCACGGAAGATTTGAAAACGTTGCCACTTACTATCCCTCCTATGGCTGTGCGTTAGCCTGGCAAACGCCCGACGCCGCCACCTTGCAGGCTGCCAGCGATGCGGCGAGTCCGGTGGCTGAAACGGAAGCCGTTGTAACGCCGAGTAGTCCCGCCATCGGCGATGCATTGGCGCGCGCATTCGAGGAGCCGGCGACGGGCCCACGCCGCTATGTGCATGCGATTGTGGTTTTGCACGAGGGGCACATCGTTGCCGAGCAATACGCCGAAGGATTCGGCCCCGATACACCGCAGCTGGGCTTTTCCGTCAGCAAGTCCGTCGTCAATGCATTGGTAGGCATCCTGGTCGGGCAGGGCAAGCTCGATATCCGTGCGCCGGCGCCCATCGCGGCGTGGAAAGATCCGAGCGATCCGCGTCACCGGATCACGCTCGATCAACTCATGCGCATGACGTCGGGCCTTTCGCTTGCCGAGGAGGACAGTGGATTCGATCCGGTGTCGATCATGCTTTTCCGGATGCATGACATGGCCGCGTATGCGGCCGAGGCCCCGCTCAAGGCAATGCCAGGCCAGACATGGGAATACACCAGCGGCAACACGCTGCTCGTTGCGGGCGTGATACGTGACCATGTCGCTGGTGGCGCCGCGGGACTGATCCGTTTCGCACACAAGGAGTTGTTCGATCCGATTGGCATGCGCCATGTGCTGATGGAATTCGACGGCGCGCAAACGATGGTTGGATCGACCCGTGTCTACGCATCGGCGCGTGACTGGGCCCGCTTCGGCCAGCTCTATCTCGACGGCGGCGTGGTGAACGGTCAACGCATTCTTCCGCCGCAATGGGATGTCTATTCGAGCAGCCCGACACTCGATAGTCCTTACGGTGCCGGGTTCTGGACCAACGTGGCAGCGGCGGGTGATACCCATGCGCGTATCGAAGGGATGCCGCCAGGCGCGTACATGGCATCGGGTGCCCAAGGGCAACGCATCGTGATCGTGCCCTCGAAACATCTGGTCATCGTCCGGCTGGGTACCACGGTCGATCCGCCGAACTACGACATCAAGGGACTCGTACGTCTCGTTAACGATGTGTCCGCTGCAATTGAGTAA
- a CDS encoding LysR family transcriptional regulator, producing the protein MATDLQDLFAFLAVVQAGGFREGARASGTSASSLSEAVRRLETRLGVRLLNRTTRSVSPTEAGARLAERLVPALGEVEAALDVVNSFRDRPTGTLRLNVPATVARLVLPSIVTPFLRAYPEIKLEVIVEDSFVDMLAAGCDAGVRYDERLEQDMIAVPLGPRFQRFATAASPDYLRARGRPKHPRDLLDHACLRGQFASGAMPVWEFERDGDIVRVDPAGPLIVRLGAAVDLAVDAAINGLGVIHLFEEWLRPHLDSGALEPVLEPWWQTFTGPFLYYPGRRHLPAPLRAFIDFIRSQ; encoded by the coding sequence ATGGCAACAGATCTCCAGGATCTCTTTGCATTTCTGGCCGTGGTGCAGGCAGGCGGCTTCCGCGAAGGAGCGCGCGCCAGCGGTACCTCGGCCTCCAGCCTGAGCGAGGCCGTGCGGCGCCTGGAAACGCGTCTCGGCGTTCGACTGCTCAACCGCACGACTCGCAGCGTCTCGCCGACCGAGGCGGGCGCTCGTCTGGCCGAACGGCTTGTGCCCGCCCTGGGTGAAGTGGAAGCCGCCCTGGATGTCGTCAACAGTTTCCGCGACCGACCGACAGGGACGCTCCGGCTCAACGTGCCGGCTACCGTCGCCCGTCTCGTGCTTCCTTCGATCGTCACGCCGTTCCTCAGAGCCTATCCGGAGATCAAGCTTGAGGTGATCGTGGAGGATAGCTTTGTCGACATGCTGGCGGCCGGTTGCGATGCCGGCGTTCGCTACGACGAGCGGCTCGAGCAGGACATGATCGCCGTGCCCCTCGGCCCGCGCTTTCAGCGCTTCGCTACCGCGGCATCTCCGGATTATCTCCGCGCCAGGGGGCGCCCCAAGCACCCGCGCGACCTGCTGGACCACGCCTGCCTGCGTGGGCAATTTGCCAGCGGCGCCATGCCTGTCTGGGAATTCGAGCGCGATGGAGACATCGTACGCGTAGACCCTGCCGGGCCACTGATCGTTCGTCTGGGCGCCGCGGTGGATCTGGCCGTGGACGCAGCCATCAACGGCCTGGGCGTGATCCATTTGTTCGAGGAGTGGTTACGCCCACACCTGGACAGTGGCGCACTCGAGCCGGTATTGGAACCGTGGTGGCAGACGTTTACAGGCCCGTTCCTTTATTACCCCGGGCGTCGCCACCTGCCCGCCCCATTACGGGCATTTATCGATTTCATTCGATCGCAGTGA
- a CDS encoding 4-oxalocrotonate tautomerase, whose product MPILRLEMHPGRTLEQKRSFVQEATRVAVETLKCPPESVDIVITEVSRDAWAKSGKLLADG is encoded by the coding sequence ATGCCCATCCTACGTCTTGAAATGCATCCCGGCCGCACGCTGGAACAAAAGCGCAGCTTCGTGCAGGAAGCAACCCGCGTCGCCGTGGAAACGCTGAAGTGCCCGCCAGAAAGCGTCGATATCGTGATTACCGAAGTATCGCGCGACGCATGGGCCAAGAGCGGCAAACTACTTGCCGACGGGTGA
- a CDS encoding aldo/keto reductase family oxidoreductase, translating into MSNLKKSGSFSLGDRKVTRLGYGAMQLAGPGVFGPPKDRDAALAVLREALASGVDHIDTSDFYGPHVTNQLIREALHPYAQNLVIVTKVGATRGADASWNPAQSPADLTRAVHDNLRNLGVDVLDVVNLRIMGNVHAPSEGSIEEQFTTLAELQRQGLIRHLGLSNATSAQVTQAQRIADVVCVQNQYNLVHRHDEALVDELGQKGIAYVPFFPLGGFSPLQSETLSAVAQKLDATPMQVALAWLLARAPNILLIPGTSSLKHLKENLAAAELVLSDDVLAELEAIGQKRG; encoded by the coding sequence ATGAGCAACCTTAAGAAGTCGGGAAGTTTTTCGCTGGGTGACCGCAAAGTGACCCGATTGGGTTATGGCGCCATGCAGCTGGCTGGTCCAGGCGTGTTCGGCCCCCCGAAAGATCGCGACGCGGCGCTTGCGGTGCTTCGCGAGGCACTGGCTTCTGGCGTGGATCACATCGATACCAGTGACTTCTACGGACCGCATGTCACCAACCAGCTGATTCGCGAAGCGCTGCATCCTTATGCACAGAACCTAGTGATCGTGACCAAGGTGGGCGCGACGCGTGGTGCCGATGCGTCATGGAATCCGGCACAAAGCCCCGCCGACCTGACGCGTGCGGTGCACGATAATCTCCGCAACCTCGGCGTCGACGTGCTGGACGTGGTGAATCTACGCATCATGGGCAACGTGCACGCGCCCAGCGAAGGGTCGATCGAGGAGCAGTTCACGACGCTGGCGGAGTTGCAGCGGCAGGGCCTGATACGACACCTTGGTCTGAGCAACGCAACCTCCGCGCAGGTGACGCAGGCGCAGCGCATCGCCGACGTGGTCTGCGTGCAGAACCAGTACAACCTCGTGCACCGCCACGACGAGGCGCTGGTCGATGAGCTCGGCCAGAAGGGCATCGCTTATGTTCCCTTCTTCCCGCTTGGCGGCTTCTCGCCGCTCCAGTCCGAGACCTTGTCCGCGGTCGCGCAAAAGCTCGATGCGACGCCGATGCAGGTCGCCCTTGCATGGTTGCTCGCACGCGCGCCCAACATACTTCTTATTCCCGGCACGTCGTCTCTCAAGCATCTGAAGGAAAACCTGGCGGCCGCCGAGTTGGTGCTTTCGGACGACGTGCTTGCCGAACTGGAAGCGATTGGACAGAAGCGCGGCTAA
- a CDS encoding LysR family transcriptional regulator gives MNKLAGMEMFVQVVECGSFAAAAEASQVSATMVAKHIQAIEQRLNARLLHRTTRRQQLSDVGRLYYERCKQALAEIELADASAAELQASPRGLLRMVAPVSFGSHSLVPALADYMTAHPEVQVDLKLDNSTDSLIGDGYELGIHIGEIDGPGLVARPLKPYRRVMAAAPAYLSRHGSPQRPEQLSEHLCLGLSYWRYHDQWRLVGPGGELRNVAVQGSFTANHGDALRMAALRGLGIVLQPEVVLADDLAAGRLLPVLPDWSLAPSPMYLVYTQDHRPTAKLRSVIDFLMERFGME, from the coding sequence ATGAACAAGCTGGCGGGCATGGAAATGTTTGTGCAGGTGGTGGAGTGCGGCAGCTTTGCCGCCGCCGCCGAAGCCAGCCAGGTATCGGCGACCATGGTGGCAAAGCACATCCAGGCCATCGAGCAGCGTTTGAATGCACGGCTGCTCCACCGCACTACGCGCCGCCAGCAACTTTCCGATGTGGGCCGGCTTTATTATGAGCGCTGCAAGCAAGCGCTTGCCGAGATCGAACTGGCCGATGCCAGTGCCGCCGAGTTGCAGGCCAGTCCACGTGGTCTGTTGCGCATGGTGGCGCCGGTGAGCTTCGGCAGTCACAGCCTGGTGCCCGCGCTGGCTGACTACATGACCGCACATCCCGAGGTCCAGGTGGATCTCAAGCTGGACAACAGCACGGACAGTTTGATCGGCGACGGTTACGAACTCGGCATCCATATTGGCGAGATCGATGGCCCGGGGCTGGTGGCGCGCCCGCTCAAGCCTTATCGCAGAGTGATGGCGGCTGCACCTGCCTATCTGAGCCGCCATGGTTCACCGCAGCGTCCCGAGCAACTGAGCGAGCACCTATGCCTTGGCTTGTCGTATTGGCGTTACCACGATCAATGGCGACTGGTTGGTCCTGGCGGAGAACTCCGTAATGTCGCCGTGCAGGGCAGTTTCACCGCCAACCATGGCGATGCGCTGCGCATGGCGGCCTTGCGTGGGCTAGGTATCGTGCTGCAGCCGGAGGTTGTGCTGGCCGACGATCTCGCTGCCGGCCGGTTATTGCCGGTGTTGCCTGACTGGTCGCTTGCGCCGTCGCCGATGTACCTGGTGTACACCCAGGATCACCGCCCCACGGCAAAGCTGCGAAGCGTGATCGACTTTCTGATGGAGCGGTTCGGTATGGAATAG